From Pseudomonas sp. G2-4:
ACTCGTAGCGATCACGTAACGCATACGGAAGGATCTTGACGTGCTCCCACGGCTTCAGGCGCAGCTTCAGGCCAAGCACGCTTTCTACGTAGACTTTGAGCTCGATCAGATCAGGTCTTTCCGGGAGGTCTTGATCTTGGCGGATAGCTGTCATGGTCTTTCTTCCGTATCAGGATTTCAGCACGGTATCAGAGGTTGTGATAGCGTGCAAAATTCTTGATATTCCTGGATGGATATTGGTTTCTGACCTCACGCCTCAATGGGGTTGCTACGCTGGTACTGCCAAGATTTGGAACCGGCCACCAACGGACCCAAAACCATGAAAAAACAAGACCAGGAAAACCTTCTCCAAACTTTTAAAGCCCGCTTCGAACAAAACCCCCATCGTCACCCAGGTATCCCATGGGCCGACGTCCAGGCCAGGTTGGAAGGCAACCTTAACGTCCTGAAGTCGCTCCAGGCAATGGAAGCTACCGGCGGCGAACCGGACGTGATCGGCCACGATAAAGAGACCGGCGTTGTCACCTTCTGCGATTGCGCCAAAGAAAGCCCGACCGGTCGCCGAAGCCTCTGCTACGACCGCGCAGCCCTGGACGCTCGCAAGGAAAACAAGCCAACAGGCAGCGCGGTTGAAATGGCCGAAGCGATGGGCATCGCCCTGTTGACGGAAGATCAGTACCGAGCGCTGCAGGAGCTGGGGGAATTCGATGCCAAGACGTCCAGCTGGTTGGCAACCCCCCCTGAGCTTCGTGCCCTCGGCGGGGCGATTTTCGGTGACTTTCGTTATGGCCGGGTGTTCGTTTACCACAATGGCGTGCAGTCGTATTACGCGGCGAGAGGGTTTCGCGGTTTGCTGCGGGTTTGAGCCCTCAAAAACACCGCTAACCCCGTGGCGAGGGAGCTTGCTCCCGCTGGGCTGCGCAGCAGCCCCAAAGCCATCCACCACGGTGTGCCAGGAAGAGCGGCATCAGCAGGTTTTACGACTGCTGCGCAGCCGAGCGGGAGCAAGCTCCCTCGCCACGGTGATAGCGTACGGTCGAAGGAAATGCGGCAGAAGCCCCTCACTCAAAAACCAAAACCTCACCCCCCTTGGCCTCAACCATCTCACTGAACACCGGCAACCGCGCGACAAACTCCGTCTCAAACGCCAGATACCGATCCTGTGCCGCCAAGTAACGAATCTCCGGCTTCACCCGCGCAATATCCTTGGAAGACAGCTTCACCACCTCATTACTGTCCTGATTCCAAAACCACGCCAGCGTCTGTGTGCCGAACGTATTGGTCCGGTAATTCCACACCCACCAATCCCCATGCCCCCGGGCAACATGAAGCTGCCCATGAAACGTGCGCAACGTGATGACCTGCTTGGGCTGCGTGACCAGCAGGCGGGTGTCCTGGCGCAGCTCGCTGCCAAAGCCGTCCAACAGCGCCTTCGTCGTAGCGCCGGTCACGAAGTTGAAGCGCCACGCCAACAGCACCGTCTCCTGATAACCCGAATGCTCAACGTTCTGCCGCGCGCCTTCGCTGAACAGCAACACCTCGTCTCCGCCCAGGTACGGGGTTGAGGCCCGCAGCTTATAGGCCTCAGCGGGCATCGGTTTGGCGACGAAGGCCTGGTGCGGCGATTCTTGATTCCAAGTCCAGCAGCGCGGGCCGTTGTGCTGCATGAACAGCAAGCGACCAGGGCCGACGGGCAGGATCGTCAGTTCATCCGCGTACTCGAAAATCACCTCGCTGCTGTCCGCCGTGATCCGCCAGATCCGGGTCACATGCTCGGGTTCGTAAATACGCTGGCGTTCGAATATCTCCGAGCCCATCACCACGCAGGGCTGTTCAAACTCGGGCCATTGTGCCCCGGCGGGCCCGAAAGCCGCGATCTCATCGCCTTGCCGAATCTCGTATTGGTAACGGTCATCCGCACTGTAATCGCCGCGCGTCACCCGACGCTTCCACAGGCTGCGCTGGGCATCGGCATCGATGAGCTGCAAGTCCGCGGCGTCCACGCCATCGGTCCGCTGTTCGAGCATGTCCTGCTCGGTGGGCGGCCATTGGTTGTAATCGATCAGAAAGCACAACCACTGGTCTTCGTCCTGCTCGGTGATGGCGGCCCAACCGTTGCGGTAGTTGTATTCATGCACATAGGTGGCGCCGGGATAGTCATGGACTTCCTGCAACCAATTCAACTTGCTGCGTTTGGCCTTGTGTTTTTTGCGCTCGACTGCGACAGGTTTCGGCGGCTCGATCAACGTCGGCGTGTATCCTGGCTCTGCGTTTTGTTCCCGCCAGTGTTGCGCAAACGCCTCGCGCTGATCGGCCGGGAAAACCACCGGTCGGTAATCATCGCCACCAGCGTCCAGATTCCACAGGTCGAAGCCGTGACGCGCCAACACAGTCGCCAACGCCTCGAAACAGACCTCGGGCATCTCGTTGGACAACTCATCCAACAACGCCTCGAATTCCGGCCCGGCAAACACACCGATGTCGGGATAGTAATGCTGCAGCAGCCCAAGCAACTCACCGCCGGGTGTTTTCCAATCGATATGAACCAATGGATCAAAACGAGCTGCCATCACGCCTGCCTTTCCCTGTGATTTTTACCTGCGCCATCTTAGCCGTTCCTCAGCCACATCACCCAGTCCAGAAAACCACCCAGTGTGGCGAGGGGATTTGGCGAAACGTCGCACCGCCCCTCTGGGCCGCGTAGCAGCCCCAAAAAATCATCCAGCACCGCGATTCACTGCCGATGCTCAAGCGCAGGCACTGAGACAGTGTGAGAGTCGTCTCATTCGACGCTTCCACCCACCCAGCCTGCGCTCTAAACTGCGCGGGCCCAGTTGGGCACAGCAACGCCGGTTCGTTCCGGCCAATCAGGGAAGAGAGTAATGAGAGTTATTTTTGTGGTGCTGTGGATGCTTAGCGGTGATGCCTTTGCCAGCTGCGCCAGCATAAACGACGACGACCAGCGTCGTTACTGCTATGCCAAGAGCGGCAGTGGCAGCTGCAGCGCGATCTCCAACAACGACCTGCGTCACGCCTGCGAGGCCGAGACTGGCAGTGGCAGTTGCGCCAGCATAAACGACGACGACCAGCGTCGTTACTGCTATGCCAAGAGCGGCAGCGGCAGTTGCAGCGCGATCTCCAACAGCGACCTGCGTCACGCCTGCGAGGCCGAGGCTGGCAGCGGCAGTTGCGCCAGCATAAACGACGACGACCAGCGTCGTTACTGCTATGCCAAGAGCGGCAGTGGCAGCTGCAGCGCGATCTCCAACAGCGACCTGCGCGCTCAATGTGAAGCCGTGAAACACTGACTGACCGAATCGCTGAATGAAGCTGCCCCTCCTTCAACAATGCTCAATAAAACCGTGGCGAGGGAGCTTGCTCCCGCTGGGCTGCGCAGCAGCCCCAAACCCTCCAACACAACACACCAGAAAAATGGCGCCCCGGTTGCCCCTCGTCTACCGTTGACGGGAACCGCCCCCCTGGAGCAAGCCCCCATGTTCACCTTCCCCCGAGCACACCCGCGAGCTACGTCGCTCCCGGCGGGCATGTGACCGAGAGCTAACTGTTGGAGTTTGATCACGATGATGGATTCGGTGCGTTCCAAGAAGCCGCAGCACCGCATTGATCAACTCAAAGCTCTGGAAACTCAGACAAATAACAAACCGACGAACTCCCCTCTGCCCGTTTCTCCACCTCATCCTCCAACCACTGCGCCAACACCACCGCATTATTCTCAACCGTAGACTTAGCCGAATACACCAACGTCAGCGTTCCATCCCGCGCAATATCCACCAGCTTCCACCAATGCTCTGGCCGCGCCGCCAGCTCACGCCGATACGCCACGCTGAACTCGGCAAACGAAACAGCCCCCGCCTTGAACGCCTTGCGCAATTCATGGGAAGGCCCGACCTCCGGTAGCCACTCGGCAATCGCCAACGCATCCTTGCG
This genomic window contains:
- a CDS encoding DUF488 family protein, yielding MIQCKRAYETASAEDGVRVLVDRLWPRNCRKDALAIAEWLPEVGPSHELRKAFKAGAVSFAEFSVAYRRELAARPEHWWKLVDIARDGTLTLVYSAKSTVENNAVVLAQWLEDEVEKRAEGSSSVCYLSEFPEL
- a CDS encoding DUF4256 domain-containing protein, encoding MKKQDQENLLQTFKARFEQNPHRHPGIPWADVQARLEGNLNVLKSLQAMEATGGEPDVIGHDKETGVVTFCDCAKESPTGRRSLCYDRAALDARKENKPTGSAVEMAEAMGIALLTEDQYRALQELGEFDAKTSSWLATPPELRALGGAIFGDFRYGRVFVYHNGVQSYYAARGFRGLLRV